ATGATCTTCACAGGAAATAGTCTGCCCCGGACCAATAACATGGCGTTTATCGCAATCCTTCAGCAAGGCCTTGATGGCAGCCTGCGCCTGTGTTGCCATAATCGGGCGCTTCCATTGTTGAACATATCCGTCAATATCGTAACGAGACGGAGTAACCAAAGCGATATGAAGTCCCATTTATTAGCCCCCCAGAGCTAATTAAATAAGTAACGTTCGATTATGAAATATTTTTCTATAAATTTATGCCTGCTTATTCTTCAAGAAAATTTCGCAAATGTAAAACCATAATCTTAGCAATGGCTCATAATACTATCGCACAATAGCACAGACTTTAAGGTATATTGGCATTACGAATTCATCATTCCAGCAACAGACGTTTGTCCTACAAAAGCATCGCAATTAAGGGATAATTTAGAGGAATTCTTATGTGGACGCGCAAAAATTACGTCCTTTGTCTGATAAGCAACACTCTTTTTCGTCTTTTGCCAGATAAAAGATGACCGTTAGCTTACAGGTGCCTTAACAATTTGTAAGCCGCAGGACAATTGACAAATCTCAAGGTCTCAGCGCAAAGTGTCGTTAAAAGTTAGACCTATTAAAAGAGGATCTGGGCCTGACCATCATTCATGAATGCGGCCCAATTCGCCCAACTCTTCAGGCCAGCTTAAAAAGACCTACCGGTTCGCTTACTTTGGACCAGAAACAAGCGGATATCAGTGATAATGCAGTATCTTGAATTTTTCGAAAGCGCCGTCTCTTCTCTAAAAGAGGAAAAGCGCTACCGTATATTTGCCGATCTTGAGCGGCAAGCGGGACGCTTTCCGCACGCTATCTGGCGCGCAGACAACGGATTGGAACGGGAAATTCTCGTTTGGTGCTCCAATGATTATCTGGGCATGGGACAGCATCCTGATGTAATTGAAGCCATGAGTGAAACCGCCCACAAGATGGGAACAGGCGCAGGGGGAACGCGGAACATTTCAGGCACCAACCATCCTCTGGTCCAGCTGGAAGCAGAATTGGCCGACTTGCATCACAAGGAAGCTGCGCTTGTGTTCACGTCCGGTTTTGTTTCAAACGAAGCAGCCATCTCGACCATCGCCAAGCTGCTGCCAAACTGCCTTATCCTCTCTGACGAACTGAACCACGCCTCCATGATCGCCGGGGTCAAGAATTCCGGTATGCAGAAGCAGGTCTTCCGCCATAATGACATGGAGCATCTGGAAGAGCTGCTCGCAGCAGCGGGTAAGGATCGCGCCAAGCTGATCGTCTTCGAATCTGTCTATTCAATGGATGGCGATGTGTCTCCGATCAAGGAAATCTGCGATCTGGCTGACAAATACAGTGCGATGACCTACATCGACGAAGTGCATGCGGTTGGCATGTATGGTCCGCGCGGTGCCGGCATTGCCGAGCGTGAAGGGCTGATGGATCGCATCGATATCATCGAAGGCACGCTGGCAAAAGCTTTCGGAACACTGGGTGGCTATATCACAGGCAAGGCTCCGATCATTGATGCGGTACGTTCCTACGCCCCCGGCTTCATCTTCACGACCGCCATGCCGCCAGCCATTGCTGCTGCAGCCTGTTGCTCGGTTCGTCATTTGAAAAACAGCCAGAGCGAACGGGACGGGCAACAACGTCAGGCAGAACGGACCAAGCGGGTGCTCTCTGAAGCCGGTTTGCCGGTCATGCCTTCTGAAACGCATATCGTTCCGCTTTACGTTGGCGATCCTGACCTTTGTAAACAGGCCTCAGATATCCTGCTCGACACGCACGGCATTTATATTCAGCCAATCAACTATCCGACCGTGCCGCGGGGCACCGAGCGTCTTCGTATCACGCCAACCCCGTTCCATGACGACAAGCTGGTCGATAGCCTCTGCGAAGCGCTTAAAACGGTTTGGGCTCAACTCGATTTGCCAATGATCGAGCCCGGTACATTTCATGACCTGACCAAGCAACCTGAACAGCAGGTTTTTCAGGCCGTCGGCGGCTAGACAGCACTTGTGGGATTACAGGTGATCAAACCACATGAAGCACCATTTGCCTCGCGCAATGGTGCTTTTTTTTGCATGGAAACCTCTCCCCCGCTTTAAACAGACCATATGTAAAAATCGCGAAATACAAATGTAGCGATAGCCATACGTGTCTAATTTTTTACAATTGGAAATTGTTTTAAATATTTAAAGCCATCTGGCTGCAAATAATTGGAGTGGAGGAAATGAGAAATCAAATTGTAAAGCTGGCTTTCGTAGCACTGGTACTATCATGGTCACTGCCAGCCAGTGCGGCTTCCTATTACGTTCGGTGGGACAAGATTGGGGGCGGTTGGACAACAGGTTGGGTTAGGCAAAGCTCCAGCGATCCCCATGCGGGGCAGTGCGGAAATTTCGACACGCACAAAATGAGTTGCCGCTGTGACAATTCTTGTGGCTGGTACTCACATGGGCAGAAAATCACGCATTATCCGAATGGTTGTAATGGCAACCGCTGGACCCTGATTTGTAAGACCAAGCGTCAATGAAGTCGCTATTCAGACCGCAGCATTCTTGAGCGAATGATTCCCCAACATGGCGAACCTTTTGCCATGTTGCCCGCTCTGTCCCACAAGAATCAAGCATTGTTGCTCCCTGCCCTATTCGACTTAACACAACAGTTCTCAGATCTTTGAAAATTTTGCAGTGACCAGTCTTAGAGCAAGTGCAAGAAATATCGTCCCAGCGATATAGTTGATCGCGATTTGCGCCCCCTTCGTTCGCTTCAGCCAATCGCCAAGATATCCAGCTCCAAAGGCGATCAGGGTGAAGACAAGCAGCGTTACCAGATCGAAAATGACCCCGAGAATCATGAGTTGCAAGGAAATCGGCCCGTTTGCGGGATCGGCAAATTGCGGCAGAAAGGCCAGAAAGAAGACGGCCACCTTGGGATTGGTCACATTCATGATGATGCCGCGAATATAGAGGCGGCGCGCATCAAGCTTTATTTCCTTTCCATTGCCAGCGCCGAGATCGCTGGCCCCGGCGCGGAAAGCCTGCCATGCGAGATAGGCCAGATAACTGGCTCCTGCGACCTTGAGCAAGGTGAATGCAATCTCGGAGGTTCTGAAGATGACAGAGACGCCAACGGAAACCAGAAGCGTATGAATGAGAATGCCGGTGCAAAGCCCCAGGGTCACAACCAGACCTGTCTTGCGCCCAGAAAGTGCAGACTGGGTGAGAATGAAAATATTGTCCGGTCCGGGAGCCAAACCAAGAACTGCCGAGGTAACGATGAATAACCCCATGGTATCAAATGAAAATAGCATTGTCGTAAATCAGGCCTTCAGCCCCTCCGCATCAGTCTCTTGAGAAGCAGCTTCCTGAAGAGATTCTTCAGCTCTCATTTTCTCACGGTATTTTTTCCAGCTAACGCGCAACCACCACCCGGCGAGGGCGGCAATGGCAAACGCTGCGATAAAGCCCATCCCATCATTGGCAAGCTGGGCAAGATCGGCAAGACGATCCGCGAAATAATAACCCGCCAATCCGTAAGCAGCAACCCAGCAAGCAGCTCCGAGAACTGAAGCCACTGAGAAATGTAACCATTTCATATGCGCCGCGCCACACAGATAGTTAACCCAAGGGCCAACAGGACTGACAACCGTGTGCGAGAGAAAAACGGCAATCGCTCCGCGCTTATCGAGCAGCGCTTCAGCACGATGCACCATCGGGGCGACCCTGTTGGATTTTCGAAAGCGATCCATAAGTCCCGCCCCGGCAACATGCGCCAGTCGATAGGCGGCCTGATCTCCAATGATGAAACCGGCATAGGCAACGCCCAACGCCGTATAAAGTTCGATATCACCAGAGGAAGCAAACGAACCGGCAGCGACCATCAGCATGGACCCCGGCAAGGGAACCGCCATGGCACCAAGAAACAAAGATAAAAAAATCACCCAAAGGCCGTAAGTCGGAATAAGCGCAAGAATGGTCTCTGTCATGGCTTTGCTCCGCCAGTTCCAGATCTGTCCTTTGCCATGGGGGGCTTGCCTGCTGGCCGCTCCTGCTGTTTCTCCGCCTTGAATTCCAGTTTGGCCTTGCGAACACGCGTTTCCAGCTCATCAAGCGAAATGCCCATGCGTTGGGCTATTTCGCCAACGCTGATCCGACGACCTTCTGTCTCCCCCAACTCCATGACATCGAAAATGACGTCACGGGGCAGCTTGTAGCTCATTCCCACATAGCGGGGCGTCATCCACGGCTCGAGCGACTGATTGCGATGGGCAGGATCGTGGAAATAAAGAAAGCGATCAACAAAGCGAACGCCGAAAAAAAGCAACAGGACCACAGCCAGCACAAAAACCGACAAGGCAACCGGTTGCTCTTTCCAGAAATATCGAAACGCCTTGAACATGCTTGTGCCTCTTTATTTCCAAGAAGACCTTTGCCTTCCTTCGTTGCATTCTTGAGCGCTCTCACAGATCCCGCTGTGAAGTGCGCTTTTGCGACCCGGTATGGATCTTGGCCTGCTCTTCTGGCTCCAGATCTGAATCGTCCAATATCCGATATGCGGCCCCTTGCAAATCCTCATACTGGTTGGTCTTGAGCGACCAGAGAAATGCGATCAAGCCGAGAGCACCCAGCCCCAAAGCGATGGGAATAAGAAAGAACAAAACATTCATGATCGTCCGCTCCTGAGCTTCGGCTGCCCGGTCATTCTGTTTAGATGCTCTATTGGTAGCAAGTGGGCAGGGTCAATGAAACGAGAATTTTGTAACCAAGTATATCAGTCAGTCTCAACCGGCAAGCGAGAGGAAAGGGTATCCTCAAAGCCGCCATTGTCGATGAACCATGGATCGCTTCTGGCGCGAGCCCTGAGGGCATTGATGGTCACAACGAGCGAAGAGCCAGACATGGCAAGAGAAGCGATCAGCGGCGTGACGAACCCCGCTATGGCAAAAGGCACGGCAACGACATTATAGAGGGTCGCAAGAAACAGATTCTGCTCCATGATGCGACGGGCGCGTTTGCTGATATCGAGGATCTGAAGCACTGGAGCGAGCCTTTCGCCAAGGAACAGAGCGTCGGCTGCGGCCTGACTGACATGGGCTGCAGTGACCGGGGAAAGGGAAACATCCGCGCTGGCAAGCGCGGGCGCATCGTTAAGCCCGTCACCAACCATCATGACGCGCTTGCCCTTGCCCTTTTCCGCCTCGATGAGGGCTATCTTGTCCTTAGGCGAAATACCTGCATGACAGCGCTCGATTGCGAGTTCCCTGGCGATGGCCTCAACCGCCTTTGGCTGATCGCCGGAGAGGATCATCAGCTCCAGCCCGCGCCCCTTCAAACTGTCAATTATGTCTTTGGCATCCGAACGCAGCTGCTGTTCCAGAGCAAAGACAACCGGCTTGGTCTCCCCGCACCGGAAGGCAATGAGAGACGCCAACGGGTGTGCACTGCGCACGGTCTCGGCCTCTTCATGGGCATTGCAAAAGTCGATCGAGCCAAGGCGCAGTTGCTCCCCCTGATGCTCGGCCGTAAGTCCCTTGCCCTTTTGTTCGGCAACGGTTTGCAATGGCTGGACGCGGCGATCCATGGCCGCCAGCGCAGCAGAGAGTGGATGGCTTGATGACTTGGCGAGCGCGATGGCGAGCCTGAGGCTTTCTGCATCGCAGACGTCAGGGTTGACCAGACCTGCCGAGGGCCGTGTGAGGGTCCCGGTTTTATCAAATACCACCATGTCCACTCTGGCGAAGCGCTCCAGTGCGTCGGAACGGTTGAGCAGCACCTGATTGCGGAAGAGCGACCCCGAGGCAACCACCTGCACCGCAGGAATGGCAAGCCCCAAGGCGCATGGACAGGTTATGATCAGGACAGAAATGGCGATAACCAGCGAGGGCTGCCAGCCGATGCCATAGAGCCACCAGCCGATAAAAGTGAGAGCAGAAGCCGTGTGCACGATGGGCGCATACCATTCCGCAGCCCTGTCGGCCAATTGGCGATAGCGGGACTTGGCTTCCATGGCGTCGTCAATGAGGCGGTTGACTTCATCAAGCAAGGTGCCCTTGGCAGCGGCTGTTACGGAGATCGTGAGGGCATTCTCTCCATTGAGCGTACCGGCATAAACGGCATCCCCTTCAAGCACGTCGACGAGCCCCGTTTCGCCAGTCACAAGGC
This window of the uncultured Cohaesibacter sp. genome carries:
- the hemA gene encoding 5-aminolevulinate synthase codes for the protein MQYLEFFESAVSSLKEEKRYRIFADLERQAGRFPHAIWRADNGLEREILVWCSNDYLGMGQHPDVIEAMSETAHKMGTGAGGTRNISGTNHPLVQLEAELADLHHKEAALVFTSGFVSNEAAISTIAKLLPNCLILSDELNHASMIAGVKNSGMQKQVFRHNDMEHLEELLAAAGKDRAKLIVFESVYSMDGDVSPIKEICDLADKYSAMTYIDEVHAVGMYGPRGAGIAEREGLMDRIDIIEGTLAKAFGTLGGYITGKAPIIDAVRSYAPGFIFTTAMPPAIAAAACCSVRHLKNSQSERDGQQRQAERTKRVLSEAGLPVMPSETHIVPLYVGDPDLCKQASDILLDTHGIYIQPINYPTVPRGTERLRITPTPFHDDKLVDSLCEALKTVWAQLDLPMIEPGTFHDLTKQPEQQVFQAVGG
- a CDS encoding LysE family translocator produces the protein MLFSFDTMGLFIVTSAVLGLAPGPDNIFILTQSALSGRKTGLVVTLGLCTGILIHTLLVSVGVSVIFRTSEIAFTLLKVAGASYLAYLAWQAFRAGASDLGAGNGKEIKLDARRLYIRGIIMNVTNPKVAVFFLAFLPQFADPANGPISLQLMILGVIFDLVTLLVFTLIAFGAGYLGDWLKRTKGAQIAINYIAGTIFLALALRLVTAKFSKI
- a CDS encoding DedA family protein; the protein is MTETILALIPTYGLWVIFLSLFLGAMAVPLPGSMLMVAAGSFASSGDIELYTALGVAYAGFIIGDQAAYRLAHVAGAGLMDRFRKSNRVAPMVHRAEALLDKRGAIAVFLSHTVVSPVGPWVNYLCGAAHMKWLHFSVASVLGAACWVAAYGLAGYYFADRLADLAQLANDGMGFIAAFAIAALAGWWLRVSWKKYREKMRAEESLQEAASQETDAEGLKA
- a CDS encoding heavy metal translocating P-type ATPase, coding for MTVHQTIERDWSAFSESLPDGTEKLALAVEGIYCPACMTRIEKGLMDLDGVCNARVNLSSHRLAVTWKPGETDPEQLLKRLGDLGYGAHPFDPGRVKTEEKRESQRLLRALAVAGFASMNVMLLSISVWSGNVSDITPETRDFFHWLSAVITLPAAAYAGQPFFKSAWRVLRKGHLNMDVPISIGVILALFLSVLQTMQHQAEAYFESALMLLFFLLVGRWLDQMMRLKTRSFAENLTALKAETAMKLFVDGSLREVPLSKVEPGDKVLVRPGERVSVDGTVLSGTSQIDQSLVTGETGLVDVLEGDAVYAGTLNGENALTISVTAAAKGTLLDEVNRLIDDAMEAKSRYRQLADRAAEWYAPIVHTASALTFIGWWLYGIGWQPSLVIAISVLIITCPCALGLAIPAVQVVASGSLFRNQVLLNRSDALERFARVDMVVFDKTGTLTRPSAGLVNPDVCDAESLRLAIALAKSSSHPLSAALAAMDRRVQPLQTVAEQKGKGLTAEHQGEQLRLGSIDFCNAHEEAETVRSAHPLASLIAFRCGETKPVVFALEQQLRSDAKDIIDSLKGRGLELMILSGDQPKAVEAIARELAIERCHAGISPKDKIALIEAEKGKGKRVMMVGDGLNDAPALASADVSLSPVTAAHVSQAAADALFLGERLAPVLQILDISKRARRIMEQNLFLATLYNVVAVPFAIAGFVTPLIASLAMSGSSLVVTINALRARARSDPWFIDNGGFEDTLSSRLPVETD